Proteins encoded together in one Deltaproteobacteria bacterium window:
- the tuf gene encoding elongation factor Tu (EF-Tu; promotes GTP-dependent binding of aminoacyl-tRNA to the A-site of ribosomes during protein biosynthesis; when the tRNA anticodon matches the mRNA codon, GTP hydrolysis results; the inactive EF-Tu-GDP leaves the ribosome and release of GDP is promoted by elongation factor Ts; many prokaryotes have two copies of the gene encoding EF-Tu) translates to VMPGDNTTMVVELLTPIAMDEGLRFAIREGGRTVGAGVVTKILL, encoded by the coding sequence GGTGATGCCGGGGGATAATACCACGATGGTGGTGGAGTTACTGACGCCGATTGCGATGGACGAGGGGTTACGGTTTGCCATTCGCGAGGGCGGGCGCACGGTCGGGGCCGGCGTCGTCACCAAAATCCTCCTC